The Coprobacillus cateniformis DNA window AATTCATTATCAAGTTTCTATGACCTCTCACAATGGTGAACTGGAATACAGTTTTAGTTGTCTCATTGAATATTAATGATGATTTTTGCCATACTAACAATGGAGGTGAAATCATGGCTAAAGATGTAAAATGTACTGTAGAAAGTTGTAAATATAATTGTGATGGGTGTTGTGATGCAAGTTGTATTATGGTTGATAATTGTCATTGTCAACATGCAAAAGATGTTGCTGAAACAGCTTGTGACACATTTGAATTAAAATAGAAAAGGCTATTATAGCCTTTTTTCATTATGAAAAAGATGTTATAATGGACAAGGTGATATTATGAGAAAGACCATACTTTTATTGTTGTTTCTTGTTTTTTGTTCTGCATGTGCAGCATCAACACAAGAAGATAAACAATTTGAATTATATAACCAATTAAAAAAAGAGTTGATTGTTCGTGAAGATATGGATAAGGATATTCCTTGTCGTATTTCTGTGATTTTTAATCCTTTAGATAATGAATATCGTTATGATATTGTTATTGATCAAGTTCAGGAAAATATGTATGATATTATGGCAGTTGCTTATGCTCATGAGGATGATCAACAAATCTGTCCTACTATTGGGATATTTGATGAAGATACATATAGTTTAAAGGTTAATTACATAAATAAATCTGAGGGTTTTTATAAAGGGATACAATTATCTGGGAAATGTTCTCAGAAACAAACAATTAAGCTCTATTTACGTTATTTTACAGATGAGAAAAGAGAGAAAAGTGTTGAAAAATATATTGAGGTTAACGAAGAATGAGATTAGATAAGTTATTAGCCCATAGTGGTTTTGGAACAAGAAAAGAAGTTAAGGACTTTATCAAAAAAGGAATTGTCACAGTTAATGGAGAGATTGCTGAAAAAGATAAAATGCAAGTTGACCCACAAACTGATGAAGTCTGTGTCAATGGCGAAGTCATTACATATGAGGAATTTGTTTACTATATGCTCAATAAGCCTGCTGGCTATGTAAGTGCAACAGAAGACAATCTTTACCCAACTGTTGTTGATTTAATTGATGATTATTATCGAGATGATTTATTTCCAGTAGGAAGGTTAGATGTTGATACGGAGGGATTATTGTTGATAAGCAATGATGGTGTGTTGGCACATCAGTTATTATCACCGAAAAAACATTGTCCAAAAGTTTATTATGCAAAAATTAATGGAATTGTTACAAATCAGGATGTAGAAGCTTTTTTTAATGGAATAACTATAGATGACTATCAATGTCAAAGTGCTGAATTAAAGATTCTTAGTACAAGTGCTACAACAAGTGAAATTGAAGTCACTATCTATGAAGGGAAATTTCATCAGGTGAAAAAAATGTTTATAGCAGTAGGAAAAGAAGTGACATATTTAAAGAGAATTCGAATGAAAGATCTGTGTTTAGACAATTCTTTACAGCTCGGAGAATATCGTCATTTAACTGATGAAGAATTAGATAGATTAAAGGTATAAATTGTGATA harbors:
- a CDS encoding pseudouridine synthase, producing the protein MRLDKLLAHSGFGTRKEVKDFIKKGIVTVNGEIAEKDKMQVDPQTDEVCVNGEVITYEEFVYYMLNKPAGYVSATEDNLYPTVVDLIDDYYRDDLFPVGRLDVDTEGLLLISNDGVLAHQLLSPKKHCPKVYYAKINGIVTNQDVEAFFNGITIDDYQCQSAELKILSTSATTSEIEVTIYEGKFHQVKKMFIAVGKEVTYLKRIRMKDLCLDNSLQLGEYRHLTDEELDRLKV
- a CDS encoding DUF1540 domain-containing protein; the protein is MAKDVKCTVESCKYNCDGCCDASCIMVDNCHCQHAKDVAETACDTFELK